TATCTGAGCCATCCCGACTCGCGCCGCCCCTACGAGACCACCTGCCCCTTCCCCAGGGCGATCACCCCGCCCTTGGAGACCGTGTACAGCTCCGAGTCCCGCTCCGGGTTGACGCCGATCGTCGCGCCCGGCGGCACCTCGACGTTCTTGTCGAGGACGGCACCGCGCACCACCGCGCCCCGCCCGATGTGGACGTTGTCGTGCAGCACCGAGCCCTGTACGACGGCTCCCGGGTCGACCAGGACACCCGGCGAGAGCACCGACCGCGTGACCTGGCCCCGGATCAGGCAGCCCGCGCTGATGATGGACTCGCTCGCCATGCCGCCGGCGTTGAAGCGGGCCGGCGAGAGCTGGCCCGAGTGCGTGTAGATGGGCCAGCTGCGGTTGTAGAGGTTGAAGGCGGGGCGTTCGGCGATCAGGTCCATGTGGGCGTCGTAGTACGCGTCGAGCGTGCCGACGTCACGCCAGTAGCCCCGGTCACGGGTGGTCTCTCCGGGGACGTGGTTGGCGCTGAAGTCGTACAGCTGGGCCTCGCCGCGGTCGGTGAGCTGGGGCAGGATCGAACCGCCCATGTCGTGCACGGAGTTCTCGTCCTCGGCATCCCGTTGCAAAGCCTCGATGAGGGCCTTGGTGGTGAAGATGTAGTTGCCCATCGAGGCGAAGACGGACTCGGGGTCGTCGGGCAGACCGGGCGGGTCGGCGGGCTTCTCCAGGAAGGTGTCGACGGTCAGGCCGTCGGAGCCGGGGCTGATCACGCCGAACGACGAGGATTCGGAGCGTGGGACGCGGATTCCCGCCACCGTCACGCCCGCGCCGCTCTCCATGTGCTGGGCGAGCATCTGGCGCGGGTCCATACGGTAGACGTGGTCCGCGCCGAAAACGGCGACGTACTCGGGCCGTTCGTCGTAGATGAGGTTCAGCGACTGCAGGATCGCGTCCGCGCTGCCCAGGTACCAGCGCGGGCCGAGCCGCTGCTGGGCCGGGACCGGGGTCACGTAGTTGCCGAGCAGACTGGACATCCGCCAGGTGGTGGTGATGTGCCGGTCCAGCGAATGCGACTTGTACTGCGTGAGGACGCAGATGCGCAGGACGTCGGCGTTGACGAGGTTGGAAAGTACGAAGTCGACCAGGCGATACGTTCCTCCGAAAGTGACCGCGGGTTTCGCGCGGTCTGTGGTCAGGGGCATCAGGCGCTTGCCTTCCCCGCCCGCCAGTACGATTCCGAGCACCGAAGGTCCGCCACGACGCATGGCCGCTCCTATCAACCAGGTTGATCCATGCCTGCCCTCTGCCCCTGAGCAGGTCGTACTAAGCCTCTCCGAGGATCTCCCTTGCCGTATCCGTTCTGTTTCTACGCCTGCTTGAGGATCTCCTCGTAAAGCCGGACCGTGCGCCGGGCGACCGCGTCCCACCCGAACTCGCCCACGGCGCGCTCCCGTCCGGCCTCGCCCATCCGTCGGGCGGTCTCCGGATCACCGATGACCGCGTCGAGCGCCCGCGCGAGGCTCGTCTCGAAAACCTCGTCGTCCCGGTCCACGGCGACGAGCAGCCCCGTCCTGCCGTCCTCCACGACCTCGGGGATGCCGCCGACCCGGGAGGCCACGACGGGAGTTCCGCAGGCCATCGCCTCCAGATTGACGATGCCGAGGGGTTCGTACACCGACGGGCAGACGAACACGGCCGCATGCGTGAGGAGTTGGATCACCTCGGGACGCGGCAGCATCTGCGGGATCCAGTGCACGCCCTCGCGGACACTGCTGAGTTCCTGGAAGAGGTCGCGGAACTCCTGGTCGATCTCGGGAGTGTCGGGGGCGCCCGCGCACAGCACGACCTGCGCCGCGGGATCGATGTCCCGGACCGCGCGCAGCAGATGGGGCACGCCCTTCTGGCGGGTGATACGGCCGACGAACAGCACGTACGGGCGGGCCCGGTCGAGGCCGATCCGGTCCAGGACGTCGGTGCCGTGGTCGGGCCGGTACAGGCTGGTGTCGATGCCGTTGTGCACGACGTGGACCCTGGCCGGATCCAGCGCCGGATAGCAGGTGAGGATGTCCTCGCGCATGGCCCCGGAGACGGCGATCACCCCGTCGGCGGCCTCGATCGCGGTGCGCTCCGCCCAGCTCGACAGCGCGTATCCGCCGCCGAGTTGCTCGGCCTTCCAGGGGCGCAGAGGCTCCAGGGAGTGAGCGGTCATCACGTGCGGGATGCCGTACAGGAGCTTGCCGAGGTGGCCGGCGAGGTTGGCGTACCAGGTGTGGGAGTGGACCAGTTCGCGGCCTTCGAGACCGGCGGTCATGGCGAGGTCCACGGAGAAGGTGCGCAGCGCGTCGTTGGCGGTGTCCAGCGCCGACCAGGGGCGATGCCGGATCACGCCCTCCGCGCGCCCCTCGCCCCAACAGTGCACGTCCAGGTCGACGAGCGCCCTCAACTCCCGGGCGAGGAACTCGACATGGACGCCCGCGCCGCCGTACACGTCCGGCGGGTACTCCCGGGTCAGCAGTCCCACACGCACCCGGAACCCCCTGTCTCAGCGGCTGCTTGCCTTCATGGTCACCCAGATGTGCCGCGCGGGGAAGAGCGCGGGGGGCGTGTGAAGCAACAGTCACCACAGACGCCCCCGCCGGGCACACGGTAGTAGAGGCAGCAGCTGCGCCGCCGGAAGGCGGTGCCGGTGAGGGTTCCGGCGCCGGCGAGGAGAGGGTGGGCGAGGAGTTCCGTCGCGAGGTCGCGGGCCCGTGCGGCGGCGTCCGTACGGCCGTTCGCCCGCGCCCAGACGTCCACCTGCCGGGCGGCTCCGGCCAGCGCGGAGGCCGCGTTGCCCCACAGCAGGCCCGGCGCGATGCGGTACGCGCCGCACAGCGCCTGCGTCAGTGGCTGAAGGTGACCTTGCAGCACGACGTCCGCGAGGGTCGTGGCGTCGGCGGGCAGCGGTCGTACGGCGGACAGCCACAGGTCGTCGGGGGCGCTGCCGTCGGGGTCCCAGTGCAGCAGCCTCGGGTCGAGGTCGGGCAGCGACTCGTAGAGGACGGCACAGCCGAGCGACACCGACCACAGGCGGGCCGCGA
The nucleotide sequence above comes from Streptomyces sp. NL15-2K. Encoded proteins:
- the glgA gene encoding glycogen synthase, which encodes MRVGLLTREYPPDVYGGAGVHVEFLARELRALVDLDVHCWGEGRAEGVIRHRPWSALDTANDALRTFSVDLAMTAGLEGRELVHSHTWYANLAGHLGKLLYGIPHVMTAHSLEPLRPWKAEQLGGGYALSSWAERTAIEAADGVIAVSGAMREDILTCYPALDPARVHVVHNGIDTSLYRPDHGTDVLDRIGLDRARPYVLFVGRITRQKGVPHLLRAVRDIDPAAQVVLCAGAPDTPEIDQEFRDLFQELSSVREGVHWIPQMLPRPEVIQLLTHAAVFVCPSVYEPLGIVNLEAMACGTPVVASRVGGIPEVVEDGRTGLLVAVDRDDEVFETSLARALDAVIGDPETARRMGEAGRERAVGEFGWDAVARRTVRLYEEILKQA
- a CDS encoding (2Fe-2S)-binding protein; amino-acid sequence: MVLLLFVDLDSELAALRPLGGFFVLRTGGAPRSSPPTLAHVYEGHAGRKHEGYEGYEGGASDPYGNALTFRVHKVAGALHAPETRVAASVAQQGLAARLWSVSLGCAVLYESLPDLDPRLLHWDPDGSAPDDLWLSAVRPLPADATTLADVVLQGHLQPLTQALCGAYRIAPGLLWGNAASALAGAARQVDVWARANGRTDAAARARDLATELLAHPLLAGAGTLTGTAFRRRSCCLYYRVPGGGVCGDCCFTRPPRSSPRGTSG
- the glgC gene encoding glucose-1-phosphate adenylyltransferase — protein: MRRGGPSVLGIVLAGGEGKRLMPLTTDRAKPAVTFGGTYRLVDFVLSNLVNADVLRICVLTQYKSHSLDRHITTTWRMSSLLGNYVTPVPAQQRLGPRWYLGSADAILQSLNLIYDERPEYVAVFGADHVYRMDPRQMLAQHMESGAGVTVAGIRVPRSESSSFGVISPGSDGLTVDTFLEKPADPPGLPDDPESVFASMGNYIFTTKALIEALQRDAEDENSVHDMGGSILPQLTDRGEAQLYDFSANHVPGETTRDRGYWRDVGTLDAYYDAHMDLIAERPAFNLYNRSWPIYTHSGQLSPARFNAGGMASESIISAGCLIRGQVTRSVLSPGVLVDPGAVVQGSVLHDNVHIGRGAVVRGAVLDKNVEVPPGATIGVNPERDSELYTVSKGGVIALGKGQVVS